A single window of Anopheles moucheti chromosome 2, idAnoMoucSN_F20_07, whole genome shotgun sequence DNA harbors:
- the LOC128300392 gene encoding peritrophin-1-like: MKVFVVVAAIVAAVAAAPQYPEMSYNAYNMPLPQEPRYEEYNAQPQYESQYQYQPQYQPQYQPQYQPQYQPQYQSEQLSADGYKIVPGIVDARCPRGDDPMKPVHLAVNGNCAKFMKCFGGRAYEMDCPAGLEFGANVNRCDYPALAQCSRY, from the exons ATGAAGG TCTTCGTCGTTGTCGCTGCCATCGTTGCTGCCGTTGCCGCGGCTCCACAGTACCCGGAAATGTCGTACAACGCGTACAACATGCCACTGCCGCAGGAGCCCCGTTACGAGGAGTACAATGCTCAGCCACAATACGAGTCCCAATACCAGTACCAGCCACAGTACCAGCCACAATACCAGCCACAGTACCAGCCGCAGTACCAGCCGCAGTACCAGAGCGAACAGCTGTCCGCCGATGGTTACAAGATCGTCCCCGGTATCGTTGATGCCCGCTGTCCCCGTGGTGACGACCCTATGAAGCCGGTCCATCTGGCAGTGAACGGAAACTGTGCCAAGTTCATGAAGTGCTTCGGTGGCCGTGCCTACGAGATGGACTGCCCGGCCGGTCTGGAGTTCGGTGCCAATGTGAACCGTTGCGACTATCCTGCCCTTGCCCAGTGTTCCCGCTACTAA
- the LOC128300374 gene encoding adhesive plaque matrix protein-like, with amino-acid sequence MNVATPITLVVIVYLVTILDATYLDRPLWVVDKGRQQSPPYANEESHLGQFQAGNKQPWIVPEPYYPQRFGPTNQEWMENQQHPQEAPNAALLVREERPPLDSFIPSQGNDGWNLPDTARMNQQQQQHYKKPLISLKPQAHSEPERYEVDGKQGWNWDPKPENSQPNNYQPQFQTQAQYQPYKTDSYQSNPEVQAKPENAQSNNYQPQIQTPEKYQLYWTDLYQPNSEVEAKPDNSQLNNYQPQVQTPEMYQPYRTDLNQPEVEVKPDNSQPNNYQPQFQTQEKYQPYRTNLYQPKPEVEVRSDNLQLNNYQPQFQPQAQYQPYRTEFYQPKPEVEVQPETPQLNNYQPQFQTPEKYQLFRTDLYQPNPEVEVKPDNSQLNNYQPQVQTPDKYLTFRTEFYQPKPEVEVRPDNAQPNNYQLSQFQIPEMYQPYRTEFYQPKPEVEAKPDNSQLNNYQLQFQTPEMYQPYRTDLYIPKPEVEVQPDTPQLNNYQPQFQTPEKFQLYRMDWSQPEIETKPETPQLNSYQSQFEAQEKYQPYRTDLYQPKPEVEVKPDQPQFQTPEKYQPFRTDLNQPKPEAEIHMPSNQLKPETNQPNVEPNVEPFSSNPEYVQQNSSPTRPQEVQQSFNPYPSRPVVELYQPSPSFVEPANQQPTQQPSKPAEMPNKVREPTNQPEDRVDQTPLSNTGYYPLKSQESWYSYQQNPTEGLQTSVQQVGSDTRVGESQSIYSLPSQQDDREPIVVKLKPFDPPAQQQEIRIPSQPRPNHPMEQIPEEPMYQQNRLPSTAWETPYKPQQAPVMPKPQPQQRPPVVEPMYNQRPQTYYGTNDDDDEEVVGKYEKLIMRFDARCPRDDDPAKPVHLPSATSCVKFQKCFNGIAYEMSCPSGLEFDAKNNRCDYPARARCSV; translated from the coding sequence ATGAACGTAGCAACACCTATCACCCTAGTGGTGATAGTGTATCTCGTTACCATCCTTGATGCCACGTATCTTGATCGCCCACTTTGGGTAGTAGATAAAGGTAGACAGCAGTCTCCACCGTACGCTAACGAAGAATCACATCTTGGTCAATTTCAAGCGGGAAATAAACAGCCCTGGATAGTACCGGAACCATACTATCCGCAGCGCTTCGGACCAACGAATCAGGAGTGGATGGAAAATCAGCAACACCCACAGGAAGCACCGAATGCAGCTCTATTGGTTCGTGAAGAGCGTCCTCCATTAGACAGCTTCATTCCAAGTCAAGGGAACGACGGATGGAACCTGCCAGATACGGCAAGGatgaaccaacagcagcagcagcattatAAAAAACCTTTAATCTCGCTGAAGCCCCAAGCACATTCTGAGCCCGAACGGTACGAGGTAGATGGTAAACAGGGATGGAATTGGGACCCTAAGCCCGAAAACTCTcagccaaacaattatcaaccACAGTTCCAAACTCAAGCACAGTATCAACCATACAAAACGGATTCATATCAATCTAATCCTGAAGTTCAGGCTAAGCCCGAAAACGCACAGTCAAACAATTATCAACCCCAAATCCAAACTCCAGAAAAGTATCAACTGTATTGGACGGATTTGTATCAACCTAATTCTGAAGTTGAGGCTAAGCCCGATAATTCACAGCTAAACAATTATCAACCTCAGGTCCAAACTCCAGAAATGTATCAACCATATAGGACGGATTTGAATCAACCTGAAGTTGAGGTTAAGCCTGATAATTCAcagccaaacaattatcaaccACAGTTCCAAACTCAAGAAAAGTATCAACCATATAGGACGAATTTGTATCAACCTAAACCTGAAGTTGAGGTTAGGTCCGATAATTTACAGCTAAACAATTATCAACCACAGTTCCAACCTCAAGCACAGTATCAACCATACAGGACGGAGTTTTATCAACCCAAACCTGAAGTTGAAGTTCAACCTGAAACTCCTCAACTAAACAATTATCAACCACAGTTTCAAACTCCAGAAAAGTATCAACTGTTTAGGACGGATTTGTATCAACCTAATCCTGAAGTTGAGGTTAAGCCCGATAATTCACAGTTAAACAATTATCAACCCCAGGTCCAAACTCCAGACAAGTATCTAACATTTAGAACGGAATTTTATCAACCCAAACCTGAAGTTGAGGTTAGGCCTGATAATGCAcagccaaacaattatcaattATCACAGTTCCAAATTCCAGAAATGTATCAACCATATAGGACGGAGTTTTATCAACCCAAACCTGAAGTTGAGGCGAAGCCCGATAATTCACAGCTAAACAATTATCAACTACAGTTCCAAACTCCAGAAATGTATCAACCATATAGGACGGATTTGTATATACCTAAACCTGAAGTTGAAGTTCAACCTGACACTCCTCAACTAAACAATTATCAACCACAGTTCCAAACTCCAGAAAAGTTTCAACTGTATAGAATGGATTGGAGTCAACCTGAAATTGAGACTAAGCCCGAAACCCCTCAACTAAACAGTTATCAATCACAGTTCGAAGCGCAAGAAAAGTACCAACCATACAGGACGGATTTATATCAACCAAAACCTGAAGTTGAGGTTAAACCTGATCAACCACAGTTCCAAACTCCAGAAAAATATCAACCATTTAGAACGGATTTGAATCAACCTAAACCTGAAGCTGAAATCCACATGCCGTCTAACCAACTTAAGCCGGAAACCAACCAGCCAAATGTGGAACCAAATGTGGAGCCATTCTCATCAAATCCTGAATACGTGCAGCAAAACTCTTCTCCAACGCGTCCTCAAGAGGTACAGCAAAGCTTTAATCCATACCCATCGCGTCCTGTAGTCGAATTGTATCAGCCCAGCCCATCTTTTGTAGAGCCTGCAAATCAACAACCTACACAGCAGCCATCGAAACCTGCAGAGATGCCTAACAAAGTGAGGGaaccaaccaatcaaccaGAGGATCGGGTTGACCAAACTCCGCTTAGTAACACGGGCTACTACCCGTTGAAGTCGCAGGAATCATGGTATTCGTATCAGCAGAACCCGACGGAAGGCCTTCAAACCTCTGTACAACAAGTTGGATCAGATACGCGTGTGGGAGAAAGTCAGTCCATCTATTCATTGCCATCCCAGCAGGATGATCGCGAACCTATCGTTGTGAAACTTAAACCCTTTGACCCGCCCGCCCAGCAACAGGAAATTCGTATACCATCACAACCGCGTCCAAACCATCCGATGGAGCAAATACCGGAAGAGCCAATGTACCAGCAGAACCGTTTGCCATCGACTGCCTGGGAAACGCCGTACAAACCACAGCAAGCTCCAGTTATGCCAAAACCTCAACCACAACAACGTCCACCGGTAGTCGAACCTATGTACAACCAAAGACCGCAGACGTACTACGGAACtaacgatgacgatgatgaggaAGTCGTGGGTAAGTACGAAAAACTCATTATGCGTTTTGATGCACGATGCCCACGTGATGACGATCCGGCCAAGCCTGTACACTTGCCGAGCGCAACCAGTTGCGTGAAGTTCCAGAAGTGCTTCAACGGAATCGCATATGAGATGAGCTGCCCGTCGGGGCTGGAATTTGACGCTAAGAACAATCGGTGCGATTATCCGGCCCGTGCTAGATGCTCGGTTTGA
- the LOC128300382 gene encoding uncharacterized protein LOC128300382, protein MKAIIALCLIAGVSARYAYNNQYEIGIPQNYYASQQYNGYYSNGQYNNAQYNNGQYNREQYNREQHSNVQTGPTEAIPDSRCPRTDDLKHPVHLPYAGDCSKFLKCTGGMGFAMSCPGGLEFSARTNRCDYPAVAQCSVEPSE, encoded by the exons ATGAAAG CCATCATCGCGTTGTGCCTCATTGCTGGAGTTTCGGCCCGGTACGCCTACAACAACCAATATGAAATTGGAATTCCGCAAAACTACTACGCCAGCCAGCAGTACAATGGCTACTACAGCAATGGCCAGTACAACAATGCCCAGTACAACAATGGTCAGTACAACCGTGAACAGTACAACCGTGAGCAGCACAGCAATGTGCAGACTGGACCGACCGAGGCAATCCCTGATTCTCGCTGCCCGCGTACCGATGACCTGAAGCACCCGGTCCATCTGCCATACGCCGGTGACTGCAGCAAGTTCCTGAAGTGTACCGGAGGAATGGGATTCGCCATGAGCTGCCCTGGTGGACTGGAGTTCAGTGCACGCACGAACCGTTGCGACTATCCCGCAGTTGCTCAGTGCAGCGTAGAACCATCAGAATGA
- the LOC128300401 gene encoding peritrophin-1-like, translating into MQGLEAKVLASRDPRCPRIDDPAKTVYLTHATDCNRFLVCSSGMAYEMRCPEGLEYDTEQHSCDYDYLVRCSVDGRVQLQQAKYGFEMPLEQLVINRPTWDDLQEQRVEEPVPQYKPAVSVVDARCPRTDDPMKPIHLTRTGNCSKFMKCFGGRAYEMDCPAGLEFDAKNNRCDYPALAGCNHQ; encoded by the exons atgcaAG GGCTGGAAGCTAAGGTGCTGGCAAGCCGCGATCCTCGTTGTCCCCGGATCGACGATCCAGCCAAGACGGTATATCTGACGCACGCGACTGATTGCAACCGTTTCCTGGTCTGTTCGTCCGGTATGGCGTACGAAATGCGCTGTCCGGAGGGATTGGAGTACGATACGGAGCAACACAGCTGTGACTACGACTATCTGGTCCGTTGTTCGGTTGACGGACGGGTTCAATTGCAGCAGGCTAAGTACGGTTTCGAAATGCCTTTGGAGCAGCTCGTAATCAATCGTCCCACCTGGGACGATCTCCAGGAACAGCGCGTTGAAGAGCCGGTCCCACAGTACAAACCGGCCGTCAGTGTCGTTGATGCTCGGTGCCCCCGCACGGATGATCCGATGAAACCGATCCATCTCACACGCACGGGCAACTGCAGCAAGTTCATGAAGTGTTTCGGAGGTCGTGCCTACGAGATGGACTGCCCGGCCGGTCTGGAGTTCGATGCGAAGAACAATCGATGCGACTATCCGGCACTAGCCGGGTGCAACCACCAGTGA